The proteins below are encoded in one region of Methylobacillus flagellatus KT:
- a CDS encoding response regulator: MSFTSTIKVVIADDHAILREGLKQILAETEDIEVVADAKNAAEAIKLAGTKGLDVVVLDISLPDRSGIEACNIIKKEHPGVAVLMLSMHREDAYAIRALRAGAVGYLSKQSASDQLVTAIRTVAKGKKYISAEVALALADQVSGGLEKPIHDTLSNREFQTLTMIASGLSVSEIAENLSLSVKTVSMYRARLLEKLNLRHNAELTHYAIKNNLID; this comes from the coding sequence ATGTCATTCACTTCCACTATCAAAGTTGTTATTGCTGACGATCATGCGATCCTGCGTGAGGGTTTGAAGCAGATTCTTGCTGAAACCGAAGATATCGAAGTGGTTGCTGATGCGAAGAACGCAGCCGAAGCCATCAAACTTGCAGGCACCAAGGGCCTGGATGTCGTTGTGCTCGACATTTCTCTGCCGGATAGAAGCGGTATTGAAGCGTGCAATATCATCAAGAAAGAACATCCCGGAGTGGCCGTCCTGATGCTGTCCATGCACCGGGAGGATGCCTATGCGATCCGTGCCCTGCGTGCAGGCGCAGTCGGGTATTTGAGCAAGCAGAGTGCATCGGACCAGTTGGTGACAGCAATCCGCACTGTTGCCAAAGGCAAGAAATATATCAGTGCCGAGGTGGCATTGGCGCTGGCCGACCAAGTGAGTGGTGGCCTGGAGAAACCTATCCACGATACGCTCTCCAATCGCGAGTTCCAGACGTTGACCATGATTGCCTCGGGTCTGTCAGTGAGTGAAATTGCCGAAAATCTCTCACTTTCGGTCAAAACCGTCAGCATGTACCGTGCACGGCTGCTCGAGAAGCTGAACCTGCGCCATAATGCCGAGCTGACGCACTATGCGATCAAGAACAACCTGATCGACTGA
- the fliD gene encoding flagellar filament capping protein FliD has product MASTSGISASTNFDIDSIVSSLMAVEQKPLTLLSQQKTSYQSKISAYATLQSSLSSFQTALANLSTSSKFNVQSATSGDSAVFTATSSGSATVSNYAIKVGQLAQSHKVATSNFSNTSAAVGTGTITIALGTYDEATNTFTANPDKAAKSVTISASNNSLAGIRDAINAGDMGVTATIVNDGQSGGGRLVLTSKESGEVNSIKVSIADADGDNTDSDGLSRLAYDPAAASGAGKNLVELQEARNAKLNIDGIDVESASNVVTGVLSGITLNLFKASPDTAVSLNVTKNVTAIKDSVTAFVNAFNAVNTTLRNLTKFDDSTTTAADRKNGALLGDATARSISSQIKMALTKSVGGTDNFSSLSQIGVAIQRDGSLALDSSKLEKAIETNLDDVAKLFAAVGSASDVETRFVTQGSKTQPGNYAINITQAATRGALTGSAAPDLNIVAGVNDTLAVKINGSSYNLTLAAGSYASVDELAQQLRTQLANAKSSAEVAVEGGMLKIISPEYGSGSTVEVTGGTAASSLFGSDPVSVEGLDVAGTINGAEATGKGQVLTSTAVGNPAEGLVVSVRGTATGDRGSISLSLGYAAQLNELVKGFVSDTGLLASRTDGLQDSIKRVTKQEEAIQVRLAAVEARYRAQFVALDVLMTQMQTTQSYLTQQLAAISANS; this is encoded by the coding sequence ATGGCAAGCACTAGCGGGATTTCTGCCAGTACCAATTTTGATATCGATTCAATCGTCAGCAGCTTGATGGCGGTCGAGCAAAAGCCTTTGACATTGCTGAGCCAGCAGAAGACGTCCTATCAATCGAAGATATCTGCCTATGCGACCTTGCAAAGCTCGCTTTCCAGTTTCCAGACGGCGTTAGCCAACCTTTCCACCAGCAGCAAGTTCAATGTGCAGTCTGCCACTTCGGGCGACAGCGCGGTGTTTACCGCAACCTCCAGCGGCAGTGCAACCGTCAGTAATTATGCGATCAAGGTCGGCCAACTCGCGCAATCCCATAAAGTTGCCACTTCGAATTTTTCCAACACCAGTGCCGCTGTCGGCACGGGCACGATCACGATCGCCCTGGGCACATATGACGAGGCAACTAACACCTTTACCGCCAATCCGGACAAGGCAGCAAAAAGTGTGACCATCTCCGCTTCCAACAATAGCTTGGCGGGCATCCGGGATGCCATCAATGCAGGCGACATGGGAGTGACGGCGACCATTGTCAACGACGGCCAGAGCGGCGGTGGCCGCCTGGTATTGACTTCAAAGGAGTCCGGTGAGGTCAACAGCATCAAGGTGAGTATTGCCGATGCCGATGGTGACAATACGGACAGCGACGGGCTGTCCCGCCTTGCTTACGATCCCGCGGCCGCTTCCGGTGCCGGCAAGAACCTGGTTGAATTGCAGGAGGCACGCAACGCCAAGCTCAATATCGACGGCATCGATGTCGAAAGCGCCAGCAATGTCGTGACCGGCGTCTTGAGCGGCATTACGCTGAATTTATTCAAGGCCAGCCCCGATACGGCCGTTTCCTTGAACGTAACCAAGAACGTGACCGCGATCAAGGATTCGGTCACCGCCTTTGTCAATGCCTTCAATGCAGTGAATACCACGCTGCGCAACCTGACCAAGTTCGACGACAGCACGACAACGGCCGCCGATAGAAAAAACGGCGCATTGCTCGGGGACGCGACAGCGCGCTCGATTTCCTCCCAGATCAAGATGGCGCTCACCAAGTCCGTGGGCGGTACGGATAACTTCAGTTCGCTCAGCCAGATCGGCGTCGCGATACAGCGCGATGGCTCCTTGGCCCTGGATTCCAGCAAGCTGGAAAAAGCCATCGAAACTAACTTGGACGACGTCGCCAAGCTGTTCGCCGCCGTGGGGAGCGCGTCGGATGTCGAGACACGGTTCGTGACCCAGGGAAGCAAGACCCAGCCTGGCAATTACGCTATCAACATCACCCAGGCCGCCACACGCGGCGCATTGACCGGAAGTGCCGCGCCTGACCTGAATATCGTCGCCGGCGTAAACGACACGCTGGCGGTCAAAATCAACGGTTCAAGCTACAACCTCACGCTTGCCGCCGGCAGCTATGCATCGGTGGACGAGCTTGCTCAACAGCTGCGGACGCAGCTTGCCAATGCCAAGTCCTCTGCTGAGGTGGCTGTCGAAGGCGGGATGCTGAAAATCATTTCTCCGGAATACGGTAGCGGTTCAACCGTGGAAGTTACCGGCGGAACAGCGGCGAGCAGCCTGTTTGGCAGCGATCCGGTCTCCGTCGAGGGGTTGGATGTCGCCGGCACCATCAATGGGGCTGAGGCAACGGGCAAGGGGCAAGTGTTGACGAGCACTGCCGTCGGCAATCCGGCAGAGGGCCTGGTGGTCTCGGTACGCGGCACGGCAACAGGTGACAGGGGCAGTATTTCCTTGAGCCTGGGCTATGCCGCGCAACTGAACGAGCTGGTAAAAGGATTCGTCAGCGATACTGGCCTGCTGGCCAGCAGGACCGACGGCCTGCAGGATTCCATCAAGCGCGTGACCAAGCAGGAAGAGGCGATACAGGTCAGGCTGGCGGCAGTAGAGGCGCGTTACCGCGCTCAGTTTGTTGCGCTGGATGTCCTGATGACCCAGATGCAGACGACCCAATCTTATCTCACACAGCAACTAGCAGCGATTAGTGCCAACAGTTAA
- a CDS encoding flagellar protein FlaG encodes MAITNIEAYSQAGSLASTVRNAGPAVPLPGAGSKEAEQQASVASDADVQSAVEQINEFISPIMQSIQFSTDADSGRVVVKVVDSETQKVLRQIPNEEVLAISKTLDKLQGLIIRQTA; translated from the coding sequence ATGGCGATCACGAATATAGAAGCATACAGTCAGGCAGGTAGCCTGGCTTCTACAGTACGCAATGCGGGGCCTGCCGTACCTTTGCCGGGTGCTGGATCAAAAGAAGCGGAGCAACAGGCGTCTGTGGCAAGTGATGCCGATGTCCAGTCCGCGGTGGAACAGATCAACGAGTTTATCTCGCCCATCATGCAGTCGATCCAGTTTTCCACGGATGCCGATTCTGGCCGGGTAGTGGTCAAGGTGGTGGATTCCGAGACGCAAAAAGTATTGCGACAAATCCCGAATGAAGAAGTATTGGCGATTTCAAAAACTCTGGACAAGCTCCAAGGGTTGATCATCAGGCAGACGGCCTGA
- a CDS encoding flagellin domain-containing protein, with amino-acid sequence MAAVINTNLASLNAQRNLTTSQSSLNSSLQRLSSGLRVNSAKDDAAGLSIATRMDAQIRGQTVAIRNANDAISLAQTAEGALGKITDALQRMRELAVQSANATNESGDRDNLQAEFKQLQDEITRLTDGTKFNNKALFAGTAGSLTFQVGAGTGAQDTITVDEIDLTSGSSTAAGVATAAATGIAISGTAADNATAAITAIDTALDQVNTSRATLGAVQNRFESVISSLQVSVENQSAAKSRILDADFAAETANLTRAQILQQAGTAMLAQANSVPNNVLTLLRG; translated from the coding sequence ATGGCTGCAGTTATCAACACCAACCTGGCTTCGCTGAATGCGCAACGTAACCTGACGACTTCGCAATCCAGTCTGAATTCATCCCTGCAACGCTTGTCTTCCGGCCTGCGCGTCAACAGCGCCAAGGACGACGCTGCCGGCCTTTCCATTGCGACGCGCATGGATGCGCAAATTCGCGGCCAGACAGTGGCAATCCGTAACGCCAATGATGCGATTTCCCTGGCACAGACTGCAGAAGGCGCGCTCGGCAAGATTACCGACGCCTTGCAGCGTATGCGTGAACTGGCTGTGCAGTCCGCCAATGCGACCAACGAGTCCGGCGACCGCGACAACCTGCAAGCTGAATTCAAGCAATTGCAAGATGAAATCACCCGCCTGACGGACGGTACCAAGTTCAATAACAAGGCGTTGTTTGCTGGTACTGCTGGTTCATTGACATTCCAGGTAGGTGCCGGTACAGGTGCTCAAGATACCATCACTGTAGACGAGATTGATTTGACTTCCGGTAGCTCTACTGCCGCTGGCGTGGCTACTGCGGCTGCAACCGGTATTGCGATCAGTGGTACGGCTGCTGACAATGCGACTGCAGCGATTACTGCGATTGATACGGCCTTGGATCAAGTGAACACCAGCCGCGCCACCTTGGGTGCCGTGCAAAACCGCTTCGAGTCCGTGATCAGCAGCTTGCAGGTATCGGTCGAGAACCAGTCTGCTGCCAAGTCCCGTATCCTGGATGCCGACTTCGCTGCGGAAACGGCCAACCTGACCCGGGCGCAAATTCTGCAACAGGCGGGTACTGCGATGCTGGCACAAGCCAACTCTGTCCCTAACAATGTGCTGACCCTGTTACGTGGCTAA